DNA from Fusarium verticillioides 7600 chromosome 4, whole genome shotgun sequence:
GAAGCTTGTACCGATCTTCTTACCGCCCTCCTTGAAGAATTCACCCCAGTGACCCATAGCAGAGTTGGGAGCGACAGTACCGTCATCGCTGCTTACATTGCAGGAAGCTTCGTGGCTTTCAATCCAGGCGCCGGGCTTGCAGACTCTGTAGGCttcagagaagaaggcgtcCCAATCACGTACGCTACCCATCAACCATCTGACGTGGATGTAATCGGCAAAGTCGGACTTGAAAGTCCATTCGCGAGTACAGTCTTCGATCTCGCTGGACTTGGGTTAGTGGGGGTTTGACGAAGGGGATGGTACGTACAATTGAACATTCGGGGGAACCCAAGAGGGCTGGATGGGAGAGAGGTCGGTTCCGATAACCTCAGCGCCAGGGTATTGGTCGGCGAAATCACTAAATATCTGTTAGATAATCCAGAGAATTGAAGGGCGCGACTTACATGGCCCAGATGCCAGTACCGGTACCGATATCAATAGCTTGCTATGTAGCAGGTTAGTATAATATTGGATGGAAGAGGCGTGGATGAGGCAATTACAtgaagcttctcttcttttaGGGGAGCCAGGTGAAGTTTATCTCCGAGACCAAGGGTGAGGATATGGTGGCTGATGACACGTTTAGATACCTGGGGATCAGGTTGTACTGTGAACTTACGTGAGATCCATCAAATCATTTTGCTGCTCGTCATTGGAAGCCCTTGAAAATGTCAGAATTATGAAGATGTTCAATTGAGATGCTTGTACTATACCAGTACTGAGCATTACCCTGCTCGCTGTGATAGGTGCGACCATGGATAGTTCTGTATTCCAGAATGCTAGAGGTGATGGAAGCAGTGGATGAGGCGTTATCCGGGTCGAGGGTTGAGTCGGCATCGGCATTGTCATCATCCGCCCCGTCAGCCTCAGCCTGTGCTTGTTCCTACAGTATCCAATGAGCATCCCAATCACCTCTAATTAGGTATCCTTCACACACCTCATTGACCTGTGCCCAATGCTGCGGGTCAAGAATTGGACCGGATGTGGCAGCGGGTGGAGAGGCTGCTGGCTCGGTAGTGGCAGCCTCAGCCGCAGGAGCTGGAGACCCTCCAGTAGCCGCCGGGGCCTCGGGAGCAGCCGAAGCTTGGCGGGTTGGCTCAGGCGTTTCCGACATTGTTTGTAAGGCTTGCACTAAAAACAGAGCAAACAGATCTACAGTCGCAATGActcaaagaaacaaaaaatGAATCAAAGCGTCAGCTACGGAGTAGGTGGAATCATTTGAGGGATTAAACACAGAGAGAAGTGGACTGATTCGGTTGGCAGGGTAGTACGGACTAAATACTGCTCCGGGAGAACCCAGGCGAGTGCAACTCTCACCATTGGCCTGGTAagtcttgagagcttcctGAATGGGAACATCCCTTGGGTCTAGACTCGTGGCACTGAAGGATAAAAGCACCAGGGACAATGGTTATAAAGTCGATGAAGCCAGTTTTTATATAAGTTTGGATCACTACCGACCTTTTTTTATGACCAATAGGTCTAATGGCGTCGCAATAATTGACTGTAATGCGATTTCCAGCATGTTGTCTCAAGAATTAACGACTGGGAGCTTGCGACAGTGGGGTTCTTAGCTTCAGACAGCACCCAGATCAGGCTAATCACCATTTGACAGGCCACGCAGCACCTGGAAAAGATATCATCCTCATGCGATTATCCCTAAAATCAATTGATTATGTGCACAACTCTGCCGCCCTTTGATCTACCGAGCTAATATGCTCTGGATCCTCGATATCACCAACATGTAACCCCATCGCCATACCCCGCGCCATGTGAACAAGCATATGGCAATGCAACGCCCATATTCCCGGGTTATCAGCGACCAACGCCAATACGACATGGCCGCGCCGTGGTACACTAACGGTATCCTTTCGCACTGGAAACGCAAGATTTAAACCGTTTGGCGGCGCTTCATCCGTGTAGGGGTTATAGCTGCCCCAGCTCCCGCGACCTGGATTTCTATATGATGATAGAACGTAGAATGAATgtccatgaagatgaaacgGGTGCGCGCCATCATCtagattgttgatgataagGTCAACTCTCTTTGGTTTGCGGTCTGATATTCCGATAAATGGGATGAGTTGATCATCGCCCCATGAAGTCCGATTTTGAGCCAGTAGAGGTGGCGTTTGTGGCGTCCAGGATGTATGGTTGATGAATCCGACTGGTGCATAGTCCATGTGcgccagcttctcaaccttggcgTACAAAAGAATAGTCTGTTCTGCCTTTGGTGGGAGATCCGATACCTTGGCGGCAGCTTTGAGATTCTGCGAGTCAAGGACTTGGATCGCACCTTCATCCAAAGGCTGAGGGACAGGTTCGTTGAATGACCCCTTTGTGCTTGAGCTGAACATTGGGAAGCTTTGGGTTGGGTTCAGCGCTAGGTTGGGATAGCCAAAGTTCCTGCCCATACTTGTTAGTCCTGATTTCCATTGGGATCGTAATAGATGAATACGCACTCATCATCCATGTAAATGGTAAGCCAATCGTCTCCCGGGTGGTTCCGCTTCCATTCAACCTCGAGGTCAACTCTCTCACCAGGATACAGGGTACCGACTgtttcagcagcttcagaCTTGACAGCAAAGCCTCCATCCATGCGAACTGGTCGAAGGATTGCTCTGCCAACCCCCAAAGAAAGACCTGCGACGGAGCCTGTGTTAACAACTCTGAGTCTGACTTTATTCTGGCTCCTAGACGTCATGAGGGGTTTGAGGTCACTGAACTGGACCTGCGAACAGGCGACTGGTCTCGCAGGAACAACCATAGAGCAGTTGAAGCGTCCTTTTCCATTGACAAGCAGCGAATCTGGAACAGGTTCATTCCCCCGACTACTCGCATCGGCATACCAGCGTAGCACTTCCGTCTGGTTTTGGTGAAACCAATCACCGATCATGACCAGGTAATCTTCTTGGGGGATATCAACCTCATGTGGATAGTGAACGACAAGACCTCCCCATAGTCCATCAGCGCGTTGAACATCGGAATGGGAATGCCACCAAAAGGTCCCGTATTCTTCAGCGCCAATAGTGAAATTGTAAGTGAAGGTTCTACCAGGAGCGATAGGGCATTGTGTAAACCCAACAGCACCGTCCATATTGTTCTGGTCCTTCATGCGCAGGCCGTGCCAATGAAGAGATACACTTTCATCTTGAAGGCCGTTGTGAACATGAATCACAACTCTGTCACCGGACCGGGCCTCTATGAGCGGCCCTGGAAACTCGTCTACCAAAGTCAGTAACAGTATGCCTCATGTTTGATGAAGACCTTACCGTTGACAAGGTACACTTGtttctcaactccatctgGTGATCTGGTTCCAGTTGTGATAGTCCAGTTGAatgagagtgttgttggGGGACGCGATGTATGATTCTGAGGATGGAGTCGGTACCCAAGATGTCCGGTGGTATCATTGCTTGGTTGGCTGCTTGACAGACCATGCAATGCCACTACGACCCCGATTGCCGATAGTAGCGCGACCACGATAAGAGCTGCTATCCATCTCCAACCGCACGTGCAACAAACCAAAGGTAGGACTCGATCATCTCGCACCTTGACCTCCTCTCTCAGttcaaactcctcaagcaaagcatcagcttcttcatcgtgaGCGACCATTTTGGCTTGCATCTCTCAACCCAGAGAGCATGATCTTTGCTCTTTTGTGAGAGAAGCGAGTCCCCATTTTGCGTGCCGTATATCCGCATCCTGATAAGAAAAAGTCCCGAGCGCTTGTGATCCCCAATCTCACAAAGATCCCCCACGAGATCAATCCCCGCCCGCTGATTGGCTCGCCACCATCGGTCAGCGAATTAGTCTAGTATTAAAGCAAGACACGCCCAACTTGGGAAAGATATTCAAGGTTGCAATTTACATCCGATGCATgatcatctgcttcttgcTAATCAGATGGATATGATTTGAAACGTgtgagttgaagaaaaaaaTCTTGTGATCATCGCCAGGTTCTGCGGGGCTACGCTACTCCACCTGTTGACGAGGTCCTTTTTTTTCGATTCTGGTTATTTTTTCGTACGATTATTTCCGATAGGAATTGGGATCTATAAGTTGCCAAGATGTGGCAGTTTCTtgagtcttggcttctctgGTTTTACCAGCTGGTTAAGGATTGGCCTTGGTTATCAgacatgatcttctctcccAGACTTCGTTGGGCCCTCACGGCTCTGTTGGCGGCTTCGAAAACGGCCAGGACTGAGAGTCTGGCTGATATCGACCATGTCATCTTGTTTATGCAAGGTAAGATCACTTAAACAGTTTCTCATACCAGCTATCTAATGTGTCGATAGAGAACCGTGCTTTTGACCACTACTTCGGTACCATGCCCGGAGTTCGTGGCTTTGCTGATCCAAACGTTCAGTACAACAACGGCATCCCTGTCTGGAAACAGCAAGTCACCCCTCAACAGAGCAAAGACACTGATTACATCACGCCCTGGTACATCAACTACCTCGGTGGAACATGGCCTGAAGCCACTCAGTGCATGAGTGCCGGTTCCAACGGCTGGGATGCCAACCAAGCTGCTTGGAACCACGGCGCCAACAACCAGTGGGCAGTCAAGAACACTCCCTATAGTATCGGCTACTACAAGCGCGATGATCTTCCTGTTCACTTTGCTCTTGCTGAAGAGTGGACTGTTGGAGACATGTACCAAGAGTCCGTCATCGCTTCTACCAACCCCAACCGTGTCATGTGGATCAGTGGATCCATCAACGTCCCTGGTTCACCTCagaccaaggatgagggTGGATACCCCTACATTGATAACAATGAGACACCTGGTTGTGATAAGAACGGTATCAACTGTTATCCTCTCAAGTGGtctactgctgctgagaagtATGAGGCTGCTGGTGTCTCATGGAGTGTCTTCCAGGACGCTGATAACTTTGATGATAACCCTTATGCTTGGTTTGAGCAGTTCCAAGATTCCAAGGCAGGGTCtgacttgaacaagaagggcatgAAGGGACAATCATTGGACGCTTTCTATgctcaggctgctgctggaactCTACCTGAGGTTTCATACATCGTTGGCCCCATGCAGCTTTCAGAACACCCCCCTTATTCCCCTCACGATGGATCTTGGCTCCAGCGAAAGGTTGCCGAGGCTGTCATCAACTCACCCAAGTACTCCAAGTCCGTTC
Protein-coding regions in this window:
- a CDS encoding phospholipase C (At least one base has a quality score < 10); protein product: MWQFLESWLLWFYQLVKDWPWLSDMIFSPRLRWALTALLAASKTARTESLADIDHVILFMQENRAFDHYFGTMPGVRGFADPNVQYNNGIPVWKQQVTPQQSKDTDYITPWYINYLGGTWPEATQCMSAGSNGWDANQAAWNHGANNQWAVKNTPYSIGYYKRDDLPVHFALAEEWTVGDMYQESVIASTNPNRVMWISGSINVPGSPQTKDEGGYPYIDNNETPGCDKNGINCYPLKWSTAAEKYEAAGVSWSVFQDADNFDDNPYAWFEQFQDSKAGSDLNKKGMKGQSLDAFYAQAAAGTLPEVSYIVGPMQLSEHPPYSPHDGSWLQRKVAEAVINSPKYSKSVLIISYDETGGWADHVSPYTSPDGTAGEWIDDPYGAAGRTATGPGFRVPFYIISPFTRKGGVYTEHADHTSQVSFIEKWQAAKGRDVTTDEMVPWRRENMADLVNAFDFKNPDYSIPNLPEAPQPHTNSKGVYDGSSYCSSQYGNGRPPVPYTGVGVNNDTASLAEAGFKPVRGLLTEGRTLVFESSGQAVSAPSYGSKVSLSKASKNHDNMQHGWVLHAVEIGGNQFTISSANNGQYICKNHKLCKDSGSATVFVVDFKPSKGHSFRDQKSGEYLARGRKEKLGWQKNQTFWKVFSVTY